The following are encoded in a window of Nostoc sp. UHCC 0302 genomic DNA:
- a CDS encoding helix-turn-helix domain-containing protein: MIIKTTKWTEAELTILEAKAELYTPKQIASILKRHGYFRTPDAISTKLWNLGYSTRPFLDNYSAAEIARILCVHRTTVSGWVRLFQFAIRNSQFAILFLTSETGCLNINSFFYQ; encoded by the coding sequence ATGATTATCAAAACTACAAAATGGACTGAAGCAGAACTCACAATTCTTGAGGCAAAAGCCGAACTCTATACTCCCAAACAAATTGCCTCAATTCTCAAAAGACACGGCTATTTCCGCACTCCCGACGCTATTTCTACTAAGCTCTGGAATTTGGGTTACTCCACACGTCCCTTTCTTGATAACTACAGCGCTGCCGAAATCGCTCGTATTCTTTGTGTTCACCGTACTACAGTTTCTGGTTGGGTACGCCTTTTCCAATTCGCAATTCGCAATTCGCAATTCGCAATTTTGTTCCTCACATCTGAAACTGGATGCTTGAATATTAATTCTTTTTTTTATCAATAA
- a CDS encoding DUF1392 family protein, translating into MIDHVNTAFLCWYISPPWGSCIPPLEVNLLERVYIGTARTFGYCCGVKWKQDRWIYAIACTGDIIHTTEHEIIGTGEMQLAAVEKPAFVLGDRVMLLSDDQRTKQRLILGIQLLNRSWFYYVEWMPPALEEATSLDDRLAIVPQKDLARVLF; encoded by the coding sequence ATGATTGACCACGTTAACACGGCTTTTCTTTGCTGGTACATCTCGCCACCTTGGGGTTCTTGCATCCCACCACTTGAAGTCAATCTGCTGGAGAGAGTTTACATCGGAACTGCGAGGACATTCGGCTACTGCTGCGGGGTGAAGTGGAAACAAGATCGATGGATTTATGCAATTGCCTGCACGGGTGACATTATCCACACCACAGAACACGAAATTATCGGCACTGGGGAAATGCAACTAGCTGCTGTAGAAAAACCTGCTTTTGTTTTAGGCGATCGCGTAATGCTTCTTTCTGATGACCAACGGACAAAGCAGCGGCTAATTCTGGGGATTCAACTGCTAAACAGGTCTTGGTTTTACTACGTCGAGTGGATGCCCCCTGCACTAGAAGAAGCTACCAGTTTGGATGATCGGCTAGCTATCGTACCCCAGAAAGATTTGGCGCGAGTGCTTTTTTGA
- a CDS encoding KilA-N domain-containing protein: MLTHFWQNSEINQMPQEEVISKYTIPKGYVNATQMCKANSKFLADYIKLKSTKQYLQALSNDMKILISSLMIEIEAYGKEQGTWIHPEIAIDLARWVSVEFRIWANRTLMKVMLSTEIEPIQEQEPPKTLAPSQEAAQLALLLGDFAGLDKALTAQLAVNAATAVNPALKPAADELRTAIALTNVSDDAYLRPTDIGEAVGLSARAVNNWLTNAGLQYRTDDKKIPYRPTESGKQWGRMVPTVARPSNQTVFQLRWLPEIVKVISQ, from the coding sequence ATGTTGACTCATTTTTGGCAGAACTCAGAAATTAATCAAATGCCCCAAGAAGAGGTAATAAGTAAATATACTATTCCCAAGGGCTACGTTAACGCCACTCAAATGTGCAAGGCTAACAGCAAGTTTTTAGCCGATTACATCAAGCTCAAGTCTACAAAGCAGTATTTGCAAGCACTTTCTAACGATATGAAGATCCTCATATCGTCTTTAATGATTGAAATCGAAGCGTATGGAAAAGAACAAGGCACTTGGATTCATCCAGAAATTGCCATTGATTTAGCTCGCTGGGTATCTGTTGAATTCCGCATCTGGGCTAACAGAACCCTAATGAAGGTAATGCTCTCTACTGAAATAGAGCCAATACAGGAGCAAGAACCGCCAAAAACCCTAGCCCCATCTCAAGAAGCTGCACAGTTAGCCCTACTGTTGGGTGACTTTGCCGGATTAGACAAAGCCCTCACCGCCCAGCTTGCAGTTAACGCTGCCACTGCTGTCAACCCGGCTCTTAAACCTGCTGCTGATGAACTGAGAACAGCGATCGCACTTACCAACGTTAGCGATGATGCATATCTCAGACCAACAGACATCGGTGAAGCAGTCGGACTTTCTGCACGAGCTGTGAATAACTGGTTGACTAATGCTGGACTGCAATACCGTACTGATGACAAGAAAATCCCATATCGCCCCACAGAGTCAGGTAAGCAATGGGGGCGAATGGTTCCAACTGTTGCCAGACCTTCAAATCAAACTGTCTTTCAGCTGCGGTGGCTACCCGAAATAGTAAAAGTTATTTCTCAATAA
- a CDS encoding alpha-ketoglutarate-dependent dioxygenase AlkB, whose product MQQLNLFPQSAPVLPVTCYPDFLGKQQASELYQHCLKLEWQQNYIRMVGKTMPVPRLECIYGDKGCNYLYSNSVFLRPLPWTEELSKLRDSITALTGYKFRIVIGNQYRSGQDSIGWHADNEASMGLEPAIASISLGSCRKFQIKPIGGRPTDFWLEHGSLLVMHPGCQSTHLHQVPKTNKVVGTRINLTFRPHIGSK is encoded by the coding sequence ATGCAACAACTCAACTTATTTCCACAATCAGCGCCAGTTTTACCCGTCACTTGCTATCCCGATTTCTTAGGAAAGCAGCAAGCCTCGGAACTTTACCAACACTGTTTGAAACTGGAGTGGCAGCAGAATTACATCAGGATGGTCGGTAAAACTATGCCTGTTCCCCGCCTCGAATGTATTTACGGCGATAAGGGCTGCAACTATCTCTACTCCAACAGTGTATTTTTACGACCACTCCCTTGGACAGAAGAACTGTCTAAGTTACGGGATTCCATCACTGCCCTTACAGGCTATAAGTTCCGTATCGTTATCGGTAACCAATACCGTAGCGGACAAGACTCAATCGGATGGCACGCTGACAATGAAGCATCAATGGGATTGGAGCCGGCAATCGCATCAATCAGCCTGGGGTCGTGTCGCAAATTCCAAATCAAACCTATCGGTGGCAGACCAACGGACTTCTGGTTAGAACACGGGAGTCTACTTGTGATGCACCCAGGCTGTCAGTCCACACATCTGCATCAGGTTCCGAAGACGAACAAAGTGGTTGGCACTCGGATTAATCTTACCTTCCGTCCGCACATCGGGAGTAAATAA
- a CDS encoding plasmid replication protein, CyRepA1 family, whose protein sequence is MTTTTNLESHHLQEWVNSGVDEEIIALNVRSLSGTVPHEYLLYSPKISRRNDGRLRDRDLNKYQHIELGGWWCSGVDPLNNYVLMLWGCFKPDFPRRDRQKIHKFIKYEHPYREETRAFFLLVPNRIWVKASNRSGIPITQEDLEHPGGFWHWVWRHNVPVTIVEGVKKAACLLTAGYAAIALPGVNSGYRTPQDEYGNAIGKPSLIPDLKHFATQDRQVNICFDQDNLPQTAQRVRTAISRMGRLLVNEGCSLRVIDLPLGPEKGVDDFIVAHGQPAFDALYNTAVALELWEIKLFTLLTYPPAIALNQRFLGQLIAPVGEKLLVLKAPKGTGKTEWLSTEVAKAHEQGRRVLIITHRIQLGEALCNRFGVNYVSEVRTNDTGDLLGYGLCIDSLHQQSLARFNPNDWSNDVIIIDECDQVFWHLLNSTTEVAKRRVSVLKNLKQLIQNVLGSSQGKIYLSSADVSDTDIKYVLTLAGEYRVNPFVIVNNYQPFSGKCYNYSGSNPKNLIAALDRAISKGGHHLLCCSAQKATSKWGTQALEQRFRRKFPHLRILRIDSHSVSESTHPAFECIAHLNEILTQYDLVIASPSLETGVSIDIQGHFNSVWGIFQGVQPVNSVRQTLARLRETVDRHIWVSRYGIGTVGNGSTSMSGLLRSQDMATQANIALLSAADNSDYSFIDQNFQPESLQTWGKRGAVINVEMRRYRESVLTGLSTDGYILIDADDSDPDQTKEIVKEVKAASKELYRSECLGVSQSEDVSDTELKKLQSKRVKTKDERYQQRKAELSRRYEVQVTPELVEKDDDSWYPKLRLHYYLTVGRQFLANRDAKRALAQAEAGDNAIWKPDFNKGQMLSRVLLLEELNLLQLLTPLEQLRSSDEAMQEFKAIALQNRYVIKNYLHVTISEKLTPIAIAQKLLDKIDLRLSYIGRLGPRGKRECVYQFVPADDRRDSIFDSWLGRDEALNRESVSVTNNIDIQTLMPDTISLPISQNPDFVSVTNNIELKTQVADTHDIPQTLDEATQGWKGLKLKLRQGLETAGRFYNELVDNVGEAVGVADGEPFWNGYLGQWQVLVDFADGCKSVVCDWVECME, encoded by the coding sequence ATGACCACAACAACTAATCTTGAATCTCATCATTTACAAGAATGGGTTAATAGTGGTGTTGATGAAGAAATCATTGCCCTGAATGTGCGCTCACTCTCTGGGACTGTACCACATGAATATCTGCTCTACAGTCCCAAAATCTCCCGCCGCAACGATGGACGCCTCAGAGATCGCGATTTGAATAAATACCAGCACATAGAACTAGGCGGCTGGTGGTGCAGTGGCGTTGACCCTCTTAACAACTATGTTCTAATGCTCTGGGGCTGCTTCAAACCTGACTTCCCCAGACGTGACCGCCAAAAGATTCATAAATTCATCAAATATGAACACCCATATAGAGAAGAAACACGCGCTTTCTTCCTGTTAGTGCCGAATCGCATCTGGGTGAAAGCTTCCAACCGTAGCGGTATCCCAATCACTCAAGAAGATTTAGAACACCCTGGCGGCTTCTGGCACTGGGTTTGGCGGCATAATGTACCAGTGACAATCGTTGAAGGCGTCAAAAAAGCTGCTTGCTTACTGACTGCTGGTTATGCAGCGATCGCTCTACCTGGGGTCAATAGTGGATACCGCACACCCCAAGACGAATATGGTAACGCTATTGGTAAACCATCACTGATTCCAGATTTGAAACATTTCGCAACACAGGATAGGCAGGTTAACATTTGCTTTGATCAGGACAACTTGCCCCAAACTGCCCAACGGGTGAGAACCGCCATCAGTCGCATGGGACGGCTGTTAGTAAATGAAGGTTGTTCCCTGCGAGTGATTGATTTACCGTTAGGGCCAGAGAAAGGAGTTGATGATTTTATCGTTGCTCACGGTCAGCCTGCCTTTGATGCACTCTACAATACAGCTGTTGCATTGGAATTATGGGAGATTAAGCTGTTTACATTGCTGACTTATCCGCCAGCGATCGCACTCAATCAACGTTTCTTGGGCCAGCTGATTGCACCCGTTGGGGAAAAGCTGCTCGTTCTCAAAGCCCCAAAAGGCACTGGTAAAACCGAGTGGCTGTCTACTGAGGTGGCCAAAGCCCATGAGCAAGGGCGGCGCGTACTCATCATCACCCATCGTATTCAACTGGGTGAGGCGTTGTGTAACCGCTTCGGTGTTAACTATGTCAGTGAAGTTCGCACGAATGATACTGGCGATTTGTTGGGTTACGGCTTGTGTATTGATTCGTTGCATCAGCAAAGCCTTGCTCGTTTCAACCCCAACGACTGGTCAAACGATGTCATCATTATTGATGAATGCGACCAAGTTTTCTGGCATTTGCTCAACTCTACTACTGAGGTTGCCAAACGGCGGGTATCTGTTCTCAAAAACCTCAAACAGTTGATTCAAAATGTCTTGGGTAGCAGTCAGGGTAAGATTTACCTATCTTCTGCTGATGTTTCCGATACCGATATTAAGTATGTTCTAACTCTAGCTGGAGAATATAGAGTTAACCCGTTTGTCATCGTCAACAACTATCAGCCATTCTCTGGCAAATGTTATAACTACTCCGGCAGTAACCCCAAGAATTTGATTGCCGCTCTTGATCGGGCGATTTCAAAGGGAGGACATCATTTATTATGTTGTTCTGCCCAAAAAGCCACATCTAAGTGGGGAACCCAAGCGCTAGAGCAACGGTTTCGCCGCAAATTCCCTCACCTGCGGATACTGCGAATTGACAGCCATTCTGTTTCAGAATCAACGCACCCAGCTTTTGAGTGTATTGCCCACCTCAACGAGATTCTCACGCAGTATGATTTAGTCATTGCCTCGCCCAGCCTGGAAACAGGTGTGTCTATCGATATTCAAGGTCATTTTAACTCTGTCTGGGGAATATTCCAGGGAGTTCAGCCTGTGAACTCAGTGCGGCAGACGTTAGCACGGTTGAGGGAAACTGTTGACCGCCACATCTGGGTTAGTCGGTACGGTATAGGGACTGTGGGTAATGGTTCAACTTCTATGAGTGGATTGTTGCGGAGTCAGGATATGGCAACCCAGGCTAATATTGCTCTACTATCGGCTGCTGACAATTCAGACTACAGCTTTATTGACCAAAACTTTCAACCCGAATCATTGCAAACCTGGGGTAAGCGAGGTGCTGTCATTAACGTAGAAATGCGCCGTTATCGTGAATCTGTACTCACAGGATTGTCGACTGACGGCTACATCCTTATTGATGCAGACGATTCTGACCCTGACCAAACCAAGGAAATTGTTAAAGAAGTTAAGGCAGCTTCCAAAGAATTATATAGGAGTGAATGCCTGGGAGTTTCTCAATCAGAAGATGTATCTGATACCGAACTCAAGAAGCTGCAATCCAAGCGGGTGAAGACCAAGGACGAACGATATCAGCAACGGAAAGCTGAATTGTCCCGCCGCTATGAAGTTCAAGTAACACCCGAATTAGTCGAGAAAGATGACGACTCTTGGTATCCAAAACTGCGGCTGCACTATTATCTGACTGTGGGGCGGCAGTTTCTTGCTAATCGTGATGCCAAACGTGCTTTGGCACAAGCCGAAGCTGGGGATAATGCGATTTGGAAACCCGACTTCAACAAGGGGCAGATGTTGTCTAGGGTGCTGTTATTAGAAGAACTGAATCTGTTGCAGTTGCTCACACCCCTTGAGCAATTGCGGTCTTCTGATGAGGCGATGCAGGAGTTCAAGGCGATCGCACTACAGAATCGCTATGTCATCAAGAACTATCTTCACGTGACTATTTCCGAGAAACTTACACCAATTGCGATCGCGCAAAAGTTACTCGACAAGATTGATTTACGGCTGTCATACATCGGGCGGTTAGGCCCAAGGGGGAAGCGGGAGTGTGTTTATCAGTTCGTTCCTGCTGATGATCGGCGTGATTCGATTTTTGATTCTTGGTTGGGTCGAGATGAAGCGTTAAATCGTGAATCCGTGTCAGTCACTAATAATATAGATATACAAACACTCATGCCTGACACCATATCGCTGCCAATCTCCCAAAATCCAGACTTTGTGTCAGTCACTAATAATATAGAGTTAAAAACACAAGTTGCTGACACACACGATATTCCCCAAACATTAGATGAGGCTACTCAGGGCTGGAAGGGCTTGAAGTTGAAGCTGCGGCAGGGGTTAGAAACTGCTGGTCGGTTTTACAATGAGCTAGTTGACAATGTGGGTGAGGCTGTTGGGGTTGCTGATGGTGAACCGTTTTGGAATGGGTATCTCGGACAGTGGCAAGTCTTGGTTGACTTTGCCGACGGGTGTAAATCTGTGGTTTGCGATTGGGTCGAGTGTATGGAGTAA
- a CDS encoding NblA/ycf18 family protein: MNQPIELSLEQEFSLRTFADLVQQMSREQAQEFLQMLYKHMMIREATYRELLKHRWELDSDPILG; encoded by the coding sequence ATGAATCAACCCATTGAATTATCTTTAGAACAAGAATTTAGCCTCAGAACTTTTGCGGATCTTGTGCAGCAGATGTCCCGTGAACAAGCTCAAGAGTTTTTGCAGATGCTGTATAAGCACATGATGATAAGGGAAGCGACTTACCGAGAATTGCTCAAACATCGGTGGGAACTTGATTCAGACCCAATCTTGGGATAA